A single region of the Malus sylvestris chromosome 8, drMalSylv7.2, whole genome shotgun sequence genome encodes:
- the LOC126633545 gene encoding MFP1 attachment factor 1-like: MSDSESTAAAAPQDQISQQHRHHDAPAHKGKPSLLTSFSIWPPTQRTRDAVVNRLIETLSTPSPLSKRYGTMAADEASTTARLIEADAFAAAGGSAAIEEDGIQILQVYSKEISKRMLDTVKSRIAAAENGAAESENASSVVDSTAAAAGEDVKAEEY; this comes from the coding sequence ATGTCGGACTCCGAGAGCACCGCCGCAGCAGCGCCTCAAGACCAAATCTCCCAACAGCATCGCCACCACGATGCACCAGCTCACAAAGGGAAGCCCAGCCTCCTCACCTCCTTCAGCATATGGCCGCCGACCCAGCGTACCCGCGACGCCGTCGTCAACCGCCTCATCGAGACCCTCAGTACGCCCTCCCCTCTCTCCAAGCGCTACGGCACCATGGCCGCCGATGAGGCCTCCACCACCGCCCGCCTCATAGAGGCCGACGCCTTCGCTGCCGCCGGCGGCTCCGCGGCGATCGAGGAAGACGGGATTCAGATCCTGCAGGTTTACTCCAAGGAGATCAGCAAGCGCATGCTCGACACCGTCAAGTCCAGGATCGCCGCTGCTGAAAACGGTGCGGCGGAGTCCGAGAATGCAAGCTCTGTGGTGGACTCCACTGCTGCTGCCGCCGGTGAGGATGTTAAGGCGGAAGAGTACTGA